The sequence TACTGCATACCactgtaacatttttcaattactttgtTTCAAATAATGAAGTAACTTTAGCCAAAATACATTAATATCACCTTTCACTTGTACATTGCATCTTGCTCGAATTGTGAATTGGAAGCTGTGCTCAATGGTGGTGACTTCCTTTTCATTCGACATCAGGTAAGAGCACTCGAAACATCTGGACATTTCGTGAAAAAGAAATTCCAAGAGAATTCTCTCTTCATATCTGAAACACAAGGTTCAAAAAGTAAGGTACCTAGAGTTCACAATATGCTTCAATTTCTTAAATAGCTATAGCGTACTTACAGAGTAAACAAGGCTTTATATAGGTTTAATTTTGAAGTGTAGGCCAATTAACGAGAATACCAAACATTTTAGATCTTGGACGAGGTAATAGAAACATCTAAGCCCTTCTGGATCCCGCGACTGATTTACATCAACCAAAGAACCAGTTTTTGAAGTCGTGAAAGAAATATGTTCGTCTCCGACGACAATTTCCAGTTCCTGTCGGCCAATTCTATCAGGCTGCGGCCAGAGAGAATCGTCTTCCTGCATAATTTCAGAATCATGAATAATGCGCTTCAGTTCTTCCATTACACAATGATGTACATATGCTTCTTTCCGAATCATGGTGTCGTTCTTGTAATTGGAATTATTAGCGTACCTCAACTTTCCATCGGGACGAAACTCAAATTCCAAGAACTCGTGTCCAAACTTTCCTTTATGCCCAACATAATATCGGATATAAAAATCTGTTGACATTacaagtaagtaaatgaatgaatgaatgaacagaaGTTAACACGTTTGATTCCAAAATACAACGCAGACAACAGACCGCAACAGACGTCGCTTAAACCCTAACCTCCTCTTTTACCCTACACAGTGGGTTAAACACCAACATGATAaaattcagtgttgccaactgaTATTTGAGTTAGCGCCAAACTGGGATCAGAAATTCTCAGACAAAATAGTATTTATTatgataaaattgaataaaattgaataaaaaccCGGAATGCGCACAAATCTGTAAAGTGATTAAAGTTTACTGGACTCTATTTTCAGTATATTTCCGCTCAATCATAGCATCTGTGGCGCAGAATTCAAactataggcaccgtgcgtgtcgcactagcggccgggcggagaaaaACAAGTGAGACAGACTCCGGACTCGCAATAGATGTTCTGTGATGAGTGAGCGTGTTGTTAC is a genomic window of Anabrus simplex isolate iqAnaSimp1 chromosome 14, ASM4041472v1, whole genome shotgun sequence containing:
- the LOC136885204 gene encoding protein mago nashi homolog, whose protein sequence is MSTDFYIRYYVGHKGKFGHEFLEFEFRPDGKLRYANNSNYKNDTMIRKEAYVHHCVMEELKRIIHDSEIMQEDDSLWPQPDRIGRQELEIVVGDEHISFTTSKTGSLVDVNQSRDPEGLRCFYYLVQDLKCLVFSLIGLHFKIKPI